agatgttggagtggccatcacaaagccctgacctcaatcccatagaaaatttgtgggcagaactgaaaaagcgtgtgcgagcaaggtctacaaacctgactcggttacaccagctctgtgaagaatggccaaaattcacccaacttattgtgggaagcttgtggaaggctacctgaaacatttgacccaagtttaacaatttaaaggcaatgctaccaaatagtaattgagtgtatgtttacACTGCCCCAACATGATAGTTCCAGGGCCAGAACATGTACATTCTTACTTGTTGCTGTTTACTTCGTGCATCGCTGTCTCTACCTAAAAAGATCCAATATGGAATAGTTctggattcctgcttacaagcaaaaactgaaGCAGGACGTATCAGTGACTCTCTcgatacggaagtggtcagatgacgcggatgctacaggactgttttgtagcacaaactggaatatgttcccggattcatccaatggcattgaggagtataccacctgaCGACGTCGTCgccagtgaccgtacgtacatatcccaaccagaagccatggattacaggcaacatccgcatcgagctaaagagCGTCCTGACCGATTGCCATATCAGGAGGTgatgcaactgctcggcatctgaccataaggcgctacaagGAGCTACAGAGGACAgtacatacagcccagtacaggacctatatactaggcgctgtcagaggaaagccccaaaaattgttagactccagtcacccaagtcatagactgttttctctgctaccgcacggcaagaggtaccggagcgccaagtctaggaccaaaaggctccttaacagcttctacccccaagctataagactgctgaacataatcaaatgaccacccagactatttacattgaccccgactccatttgttttgtacactgctgctactcacggTTTATCATCTGCATattcacttcacccctacctcaatgtacaaattaccttgactaacctgtacccccacacattgactcagtaccagtagccccggtatatagcctcgttgttattttgtgttacttatgattttttactttagtttatttggtgaatattttcttaactctttcttaaactgcactgtttgttaagggcttgtaagtaagcatttcacagtaaggtctacagttgatctattcggcgcatgtgacaaagtttaaTATGGCAGTTCAATGAATTAATGATAGTCCTTCAATCCATAGCTCCATCTGACTGAGTGGTAACATTTTTTtccagacccatccctcagctttaatGCAAAGTGGCGGCTCGGCTGCTGTTTGGCTGAAAAACCAATTACAAATTGTGGCTTTACGGCAAAGGCACTTCCTCATATGTGATCTGCACATATGGAGATTTCATGGGTAAGTGCCAATATTCAAAGTTATAGTACAAGTAGAAGctcttctcctctaccaccttctGATAAGCCTCCGCGAGACTGAGGACAAAGTCAATGTACGACTGGTGTGGTCGGAAAGGGTGATAGAACTTGCGGATGTCTTCAGCCAGCGTCTTTGCAGAAGGCTCCCTGAAGATAGAATCATCATCCCCCAAGTAGGTCGGCTCCCCACTGTACAGGTAGATCTTAGTGTAGTTGGTCTGGAATCGGCTGGACAGCTTGGCTCGCTGTTGCGTAAGATACCTGTAGGTGCGATGGACGAACTGGGAGCAGTCGTAGGAGTCAAACCACACGGTGGCGTTGGGGCCAGGGTCTGAGCGGACCGTCCACGTCTCATAATAAATCCCAGTCTGGTTGTCGTCCTGGACCCACAAGGCCATCTCGTTGAACTGGCCACCTAGAAGGAGAGACAGTAATCGTTATTTATCATACCAGAGAGGAGTTTGGGTTTGCAAAACTAACATGCACAATAAGTAATTCATGCTGCATTCACCTATAATCCATGTGTTCACGATGGGCAACAGGTGTCAAACCTGTGTTTTTCATTAAGCCCTGTAAAGGAGTGTTTTGAACCACAAGCTcactataaaaaaaacatttctaaagaGATGGCCTCTGTCTGAATGCAACCACAAGCTCTACCCCTTCAGTGATTGCAGACCTAAAGGAATCAATATGGTGATGGTTACACCTAACATTCCAACCCCATTGAAGAGTTATTTGTTGACTTTGACAAAGTCTGGTCTTCAGCAACACATAGTAGTGAGGACAGGCAAAGCTATTAAACAAAGTGCTTCACCCTCATttttacatttagcagacactcagaGTAATTAGGGTTAATCTCAGGGCACATCGATAGATTTTTCACCTCTTAGCTCTTAGCCGTTAGGCTACTAGCCGCTCTTTAactaccaggctacctgccgatcCTAAAAGATCAACCAGGCTGCCAAAAGATCTAAAAGACAATACTACCAGATTTCACATTGCCCTTGGCCTGCTCAGTCTTGTTACCTGAGATCTCTCCCACTTTCTCCAAGGTACCATTCTCAGACCAGTGGATGTCATCAATCCCCTCAAAGAAGCATGCAGCTCCCTGGTT
This portion of the Oncorhynchus tshawytscha isolate Ot180627B linkage group LG26, Otsh_v2.0, whole genome shotgun sequence genome encodes:
- the cln5 gene encoding ceroid-lipofuscinosis neuronal protein 5 isoform X1; the encoded protein is MRPTVFFTCSVLFYNLEIVHSRGDDGKQEWPIPYRRFDCRPAADSYCEAMFPFCPTGDRDGRIPYMNNWDVISVFRLQAPVWEFKYGSLLGKMHIMHDAIGFSSAETGRNYTMEWYELFQLGNCTFPHLRRETNNPFWCNQGAACFFEGIDDIHWSENGTLEKVGEISGGQFNEMALWVQDDNQTGIYYETWTVRSDPGPNATVWFDSYDCSQFVHRTYRYLTQQRAKLSSRFQTNYTKIYLYSGEPTYLGDDDSIFREPSAKTLAEDIRKFYHPFRPHQSYIDFVLSLAEAYQKVVEEKSFYLYYNFEYWHLPMKSPYVQITYEEVPLP
- the cln5 gene encoding ceroid-lipofuscinosis neuronal protein 5 isoform X2 encodes the protein MRPTVFFTCSVLFYNLEIVHSRGDDGKQEWPIPYRDGRIPYMNNWDVISVFRLQAPVWEFKYGSLLGKMHIMHDAIGFSSAETGRNYTMEWYELFQLGNCTFPHLRRETNNPFWCNQGAACFFEGIDDIHWSENGTLEKVGEISGGQFNEMALWVQDDNQTGIYYETWTVRSDPGPNATVWFDSYDCSQFVHRTYRYLTQQRAKLSSRFQTNYTKIYLYSGEPTYLGDDDSIFREPSAKTLAEDIRKFYHPFRPHQSYIDFVLSLAEAYQKVVEEKSFYLYYNFEYWHLPMKSPYVQITYEEVPLP